In a genomic window of Chryseobacterium sp. G0162:
- a CDS encoding succinate dehydrogenase cytochrome b subunit has protein sequence MAGLTSSTIGRKYAMALSAMFLLIFLILHLTTNLLSVLNRDAFNTASEFMGYNPFVQFLMQPILGFAVIFHFAMGFVLEIKNNKARPVKYASNNAAVNSSWMSRNMIISGAVVLAFLALHLYDFWLHEINYKYVEGIAPDSERFWPELHEKFADLWRVALYVISFVLLGLHLAHGFQSSFQSIGARHPKYTPVIKAFGTWYSILIPAGFIIVAVYHFITQ, from the coding sequence ATGGCAGGTTTAACGAGTTCTACGATAGGTAGAAAATACGCTATGGCATTATCAGCTATGTTTTTGCTGATTTTTCTTATACTGCATTTGACAACCAATTTGTTATCAGTTCTAAACAGAGATGCATTCAATACAGCATCTGAGTTTATGGGCTATAATCCTTTTGTGCAGTTCTTAATGCAGCCTATTCTTGGCTTTGCAGTAATTTTCCATTTTGCGATGGGATTTGTATTGGAGATCAAGAATAATAAAGCGCGTCCAGTAAAGTATGCATCAAACAATGCTGCTGTAAATTCTTCATGGATGTCTAGAAATATGATTATTTCCGGGGCAGTTGTGTTGGCTTTCTTGGCGCTTCACTTATATGATTTCTGGTTACATGAAATCAACTATAAGTATGTAGAGGGAATAGCTCCTGATTCAGAACGTTTCTGGCCAGAGCTTCATGAGAAGTTTGCTGACCTTTGGAGAGTTGCTTTATACGTGATCTCTTTTGTACTATTGGGCTTACACTTAGCTCACGGATTTCAGTCTTCATTCCAGTCTATTGGAGCAAGACATCCAAAATATACGCCTGTGATTAAGGCTTTCGGAACATGGTATTCTATCCTTATTCCGGCAGGATTTATCATTGTGGCAGTTTATCATTTTATAACTCAATAA
- a CDS encoding fumarate reductase/succinate dehydrogenase flavoprotein subunit, translating into MSKLDSRIPAGPLKDKWKNHKDHMNLVAPNNRDKIDIIVVGTGLAGGSAAATLAEQGYNVKAFCYQDSPRRAHSIAAQGGINAAKNYQGDGDSTYRLFYDTIKGGDYRAREANVYRLAEVSANIIDQCVSQGVPFGRDYGGQLDNRSFGGVQVKRTFYAKGQTGQQLLLGAYSSMSRQIGKGRIKMYNRHEMLDLVIVDGKARGIIARNLVTGEIERHSAHAVVIASGGYGNVYFLSTNAMGSNVSAAWKIHKKGAYFANPCYVQIHPTCIPVHGTQQSKLTLMSESLRNSGRIWVPKKIEDSVAIREGKLRPENIKEEDRDYYLERRYPAFGNLVPRDVASRAAKERCDAGFGIENNDTQEGVYLDFSTEIMKKGKEAAIEKHIHNPTDQQIYDLGKSWVEEKYGNLFVMYEKITADDPYKTPMKIYPAVHYTMGGVWVDYNLQSTIPGCFVIGEANFSDHGANRLGASALMQGLADGYFVLPYTIADYLSADIRTGAIPTNSAAFDEAEKGIKDKVDFFINNKGTHSVDHFHKKLGHIMWNKVGMGRTPEGLKEAIKEIEEVRNDFWKNVKVPGEGDGMNTELEKAFRVADFLELGQLMAIDALNREESCGGHFRWDHATPDGEAERDDVNFKYVGAWEYQGENINAEVLHKEELIYDNIEVKTRSYK; encoded by the coding sequence ATGAGTAAATTAGATTCAAGAATTCCAGCGGGTCCTCTTAAAGACAAGTGGAAAAATCATAAAGATCATATGAACCTTGTTGCACCAAACAACAGAGATAAGATTGATATTATTGTTGTAGGTACAGGTTTGGCAGGAGGTTCTGCAGCAGCTACTTTAGCTGAGCAAGGATATAATGTGAAAGCATTCTGCTACCAGGATTCACCAAGAAGAGCGCACTCTATTGCAGCTCAGGGAGGGATCAACGCAGCTAAGAATTACCAGGGAGATGGTGACTCTACTTACAGATTATTCTATGACACTATTAAGGGAGGTGACTATAGAGCAAGAGAAGCTAACGTTTACAGATTAGCAGAAGTTTCTGCAAATATTATTGACCAGTGTGTTTCTCAAGGGGTTCCTTTTGGTAGAGATTACGGTGGCCAGTTAGATAACCGTTCATTTGGTGGGGTTCAGGTAAAAAGAACATTCTACGCAAAAGGACAAACAGGACAGCAGTTATTATTAGGAGCATATTCTTCAATGAGCCGTCAGATCGGTAAAGGAAGAATCAAGATGTACAATCGTCATGAAATGCTTGACCTGGTAATTGTTGACGGAAAAGCAAGAGGAATTATCGCAAGAAACCTTGTAACAGGTGAAATCGAAAGACACTCTGCTCACGCAGTAGTTATCGCTTCAGGAGGATATGGAAACGTATATTTCCTTTCTACCAACGCAATGGGATCTAACGTTTCTGCAGCTTGGAAGATCCACAAAAAAGGAGCTTACTTCGCAAACCCTTGCTACGTACAGATTCACCCGACTTGTATTCCGGTTCACGGAACTCAGCAGTCTAAATTAACTTTGATGTCTGAATCATTAAGAAACTCAGGAAGAATCTGGGTTCCTAAAAAGATTGAAGATTCAGTAGCGATCAGAGAAGGTAAATTAAGACCTGAAAATATTAAAGAAGAAGATAGAGATTATTATTTAGAAAGAAGATATCCTGCATTCGGGAACCTTGTACCTAGAGACGTTGCGTCAAGAGCTGCTAAGGAAAGATGTGATGCTGGATTCGGAATCGAAAATAATGATACTCAAGAAGGGGTTTACCTTGATTTCTCTACAGAGATCATGAAAAAAGGTAAAGAAGCCGCTATCGAAAAACATATTCATAATCCTACAGATCAGCAGATCTATGATCTTGGTAAGAGTTGGGTTGAGGAGAAATATGGTAACTTATTCGTAATGTACGAAAAAATTACAGCTGATGATCCTTACAAAACGCCAATGAAAATCTATCCGGCTGTTCACTATACAATGGGAGGTGTATGGGTTGATTATAACCTTCAGTCTACGATCCCTGGATGTTTCGTAATTGGTGAAGCTAACTTCTCAGATCACGGAGCTAACAGATTGGGAGCATCAGCATTGATGCAAGGTCTTGCAGACGGATATTTCGTACTTCCTTACACAATCGCAGATTACCTTTCTGCAGACATCAGAACAGGAGCAATTCCTACGAATTCAGCAGCGTTTGACGAAGCTGAGAAAGGAATTAAAGATAAAGTTGATTTCTTCATTAATAATAAGGGAACTCACTCAGTAGATCACTTCCACAAGAAACTAGGACACATTATGTGGAATAAAGTGGGAATGGGTAGAACTCCTGAAGGATTAAAAGAAGCAATCAAAGAAATTGAAGAAGTAAGAAACGACTTCTGGAAGAACGTAAAAGTACCTGGAGAAGGTGATGGGATGAACACTGAGCTTGAAAAAGCATTCAGAGTGGCAGACTTCCTTGAACTAGGACAGCTAATGGCTATCGATGCGTTAAACAGAGAAGAATCTTGTGGTGGTCATTTCCGTTGGGATCACGCTACTCCGGATGGAGAAGCGGAAAGAGACGACGTAAATTTCAAATACGTCGGAGCTTGGGAATATCAGGGAGAAAATATCAATGCGGAAGTATTGCATAAAGAAGAACTGATATATGACAACATCGAGGTTAAAACAAGAAGTTATAAATAA
- a CDS encoding succinate dehydrogenase/fumarate reductase iron-sulfur subunit translates to MSAKKGLHLTLKIWRQKNSKTKGQFETYKISDVSTDSSFLEMLDILNENLINEGKEPIAFDHDCREGICGMCSLYINGRAHGPDTGITTCQLHMRMFKDGETIVIEPWRSAAFPVIKDLMVDRSAFDRVMAAGGFISVNTSGNTLDANAIPVPKEDADKAMDAAACIGCGACVATCKNGSAMLFVGAKVSQYALLPQGRVEAKRRVLNMVKAMDEEGFGNCSNTGACEIECPKGISLENIARMNREYMSALVDQG, encoded by the coding sequence ATGAGTGCAAAAAAAGGCTTACATCTTACGCTGAAAATTTGGAGACAAAAAAATAGTAAAACTAAAGGTCAGTTTGAGACCTATAAAATATCAGATGTATCTACAGATTCTTCATTCCTGGAGATGTTGGATATTCTGAACGAAAATTTAATTAACGAAGGTAAAGAACCTATCGCTTTCGATCACGACTGTCGTGAAGGTATTTGCGGGATGTGTTCCCTTTACATCAATGGTAGAGCTCACGGACCTGACACAGGGATTACTACTTGTCAGCTTCACATGAGAATGTTCAAAGATGGTGAGACCATCGTTATTGAACCTTGGAGAAGTGCAGCTTTCCCTGTTATCAAAGACTTAATGGTAGACAGAAGCGCATTCGACAGAGTGATGGCAGCAGGTGGTTTCATCTCTGTAAATACTTCAGGAAATACGCTGGATGCTAACGCAATTCCTGTTCCTAAAGAAGATGCAGATAAAGCAATGGATGCTGCTGCTTGTATCGGATGTGGAGCTTGTGTAGCTACATGTAAAAACGGATCTGCAATGCTATTCGTAGGAGCTAAAGTTTCTCAGTATGCATTACTTCCTCAAGGTAGAGTAGAAGCTAAGAGAAGAGTTCTGAACATGGTGAAAGCTATGGACGAAGAAGGATTCGGAAACTGTTCAAATACGGGTGCTTGTGAAATTGAATGCCCTAAAGGTATTTCTCTTGAAAATATCGCAAGAATGAACAGAGAATACATGTCTGCTCTTGTAGATCAAGGATAG
- a CDS encoding TlpA family protein disulfide reductase: MKKYLLLFIIAIFVMSCSKKVEVKGKITGSSPLERIEFVEASGVGTLPLINIGLDKEGNFSGSFEAPKDGMYVINYANKQNLIYLEGGQKVNISGNAMTFPNEYVITGDAKKNNDFLAASQKFLGDYGNKIDLRQLMAGDEAAFVKGMQKVEADINKNVDDLAAKNNPSKALLNWKKNDVKVTILNLLANYEMSHGAMAGNPSYKASKALTDYEAKLDNDKEAMVKTIPLYRQYLLVKMTPDFQKYAEANSKNKTGITTSEMFAKYLGTKKDISQTAKDYLLAFVMAQADIHPTTTTANIDKIKKLIDTDIKDATIKSDLLKMQMAITGLKIGEAAPEAALVKQDGKAYKLSENKGKPYMLFFYASWNPYIGEATVPVLKEVVNFYKSKMNFVFVNVDDTKDQFIKTSNSLLKGIPGVNVYGEKGMESDIAKKYGVYGFKLPCFVIVDKDGKIASRSFVNLGEQEFVTILDKLTGLAAPKVDPNAQMQQQLQIDPTAPQQTNPQPAPTK; this comes from the coding sequence ATGAAAAAATATCTTTTATTGTTTATCATCGCGATTTTCGTGATGTCTTGTTCAAAAAAAGTAGAAGTAAAAGGAAAAATTACAGGAAGCTCACCATTGGAAAGAATCGAATTTGTAGAAGCTTCCGGAGTAGGGACATTGCCTTTAATTAATATCGGTCTGGATAAAGAAGGTAACTTTTCAGGAAGCTTTGAAGCACCTAAAGATGGAATGTATGTTATCAATTATGCTAACAAACAAAACCTGATCTACCTTGAAGGAGGACAAAAAGTAAATATCTCAGGAAATGCAATGACATTCCCGAACGAGTATGTTATTACCGGCGATGCTAAAAAGAATAATGATTTCCTTGCAGCAAGCCAGAAGTTTTTAGGTGACTATGGTAATAAAATTGATTTAAGACAATTAATGGCCGGTGATGAAGCTGCATTCGTTAAAGGCATGCAAAAAGTAGAAGCAGATATCAATAAGAATGTTGATGATCTTGCGGCTAAAAATAATCCTAGTAAAGCTCTTTTGAATTGGAAGAAAAACGATGTTAAAGTAACCATTCTTAACCTTCTTGCCAATTATGAAATGTCTCATGGAGCCATGGCTGGTAACCCATCTTATAAAGCTTCTAAGGCTTTAACAGATTATGAGGCTAAATTAGATAATGATAAAGAGGCGATGGTAAAAACTATTCCACTTTACAGACAATATCTTCTTGTAAAAATGACTCCTGATTTCCAAAAATATGCAGAGGCAAACAGTAAAAACAAAACTGGAATTACCACTTCAGAAATGTTTGCTAAATATTTAGGAACTAAAAAAGATATTTCTCAAACAGCAAAAGATTATCTTTTAGCATTTGTAATGGCTCAGGCTGATATTCATCCAACAACAACTACTGCTAATATTGATAAAATCAAAAAACTTATTGATACAGATATCAAAGATGCTACCATCAAAAGTGACCTGTTAAAAATGCAGATGGCAATTACAGGACTTAAGATTGGAGAAGCAGCTCCGGAAGCAGCATTAGTAAAACAGGATGGAAAAGCATACAAACTTTCTGAAAACAAAGGAAAACCTTATATGTTGTTTTTCTACGCTTCATGGAATCCTTATATCGGTGAAGCTACAGTACCGGTTTTAAAAGAAGTGGTTAATTTTTACAAATCTAAAATGAACTTTGTTTTTGTAAATGTAGATGATACAAAAGATCAGTTTATCAAAACAAGCAATTCATTATTAAAAGGTATTCCGGGAGTAAATGTTTACGGAGAAAAAGGAATGGAGTCTGATATTGCTAAAAAATATGGAGTATACGGATTTAAGTTACCTTGCTTTGTAATCGTTGATAAAGACGGTAAAATTGCCAGCAGATCATTTGTAAATCTTGGTGAACAGGAATTTGTAACCATTCTAGATAAACTAACAGGGCTTGCAGCTCCAAAAGTAGATCCGAATGCACAGATGCAGCAGCAATTGCAGATTGACCCTACTGCACCGCAGCAAACAAATCCACAACCAGCACCTACAAAATAA
- the rlmD gene encoding 23S rRNA (uracil(1939)-C(5))-methyltransferase RlmD — translation MSRKNKKNLVLENIKLLTAGAKGVAIGKTEDGKTVLVSGAIPGDIVNVRVKKAKSKYYEGEAVDVLEKSPFRTEPKCVHFGTCGGCKWQNMSYEKQLDFKQEEVYNNIKRIGGIEDFETVSILGSQEQYFYRNKMEFSFSNARWLTQYEISSEENFGSKDALGFHIPGMWSKILDLKECFLQEDPSNAIRLAVKKYAVDNGLDFFDVRNHEGFLRTLMMRQNSKGEWMVLFQLFREEKENREKLFAFILEKFPQIKTLVYAINPKANDSIYDLDINVYFGEGYLMEEMDGLKFKIGPKSFFQTNYKQALELYRKTLEFADLKGDEVVYDLYTGTGTIAQYVARNAKQVIGIESVQEAIDAAIEHAELNGLTNTTFYCGDMKNVFNDEFMENHPKADVLITDPPRDGMHQKVVEQILKLAPEKVVYVSCNSATQARDLALMKEHYTVVKILPVDMFPQTHHVENIALLIKK, via the coding sequence ATGAGCAGAAAGAATAAGAAAAATTTAGTTCTTGAAAATATAAAACTGTTAACTGCCGGGGCAAAAGGAGTGGCTATCGGAAAAACAGAAGACGGAAAAACAGTATTGGTTTCAGGAGCAATTCCGGGAGATATTGTGAATGTAAGAGTGAAAAAAGCGAAATCCAAATATTATGAAGGAGAAGCGGTAGATGTTTTGGAAAAATCTCCTTTCAGAACAGAACCAAAATGTGTTCACTTTGGAACTTGCGGCGGTTGTAAGTGGCAAAATATGAGCTATGAAAAACAACTTGATTTTAAACAGGAAGAAGTATATAACAATATCAAAAGAATTGGAGGGATTGAAGACTTTGAAACTGTATCCATTCTAGGTTCACAAGAACAGTATTTTTATAGAAATAAAATGGAGTTTTCTTTCTCCAATGCAAGATGGCTTACTCAGTATGAGATCAGTTCTGAAGAGAATTTTGGAAGCAAAGATGCTTTAGGGTTCCATATTCCGGGAATGTGGAGTAAGATCTTAGACCTTAAAGAATGTTTTCTACAGGAAGATCCATCTAATGCAATCCGGTTAGCGGTGAAGAAATATGCTGTTGACAATGGATTAGACTTTTTTGATGTAAGAAATCATGAAGGATTCCTGAGAACTTTGATGATGAGACAGAACTCTAAAGGAGAATGGATGGTATTATTCCAACTTTTTAGAGAAGAAAAAGAGAATAGAGAAAAATTATTTGCTTTTATTTTAGAGAAATTTCCGCAAATTAAAACATTGGTGTATGCTATTAATCCAAAAGCCAATGACTCTATTTATGATCTTGACATCAATGTATATTTTGGAGAAGGATATTTAATGGAAGAGATGGATGGGCTGAAATTTAAAATCGGACCAAAATCATTCTTCCAGACCAATTATAAACAAGCACTTGAATTATACAGAAAAACCCTTGAATTTGCAGATCTAAAAGGAGATGAAGTAGTATATGATTTGTATACCGGAACAGGTACAATTGCGCAGTATGTGGCAAGAAATGCAAAACAGGTCATTGGGATAGAATCTGTTCAGGAAGCTATTGATGCGGCCATTGAACATGCTGAATTAAACGGTCTTACCAATACAACTTTCTATTGTGGAGATATGAAGAATGTCTTTAATGACGAGTTTATGGAAAACCATCCTAAAGCAGATGTCCTGATTACGGATCCTCCAAGAGATGGAATGCACCAAAAAGTAGTGGAGCAAATCTTGAAATTAGCCCCGGAGAAAGTAGTGTATGTAAGCTGTAATTCTGCAACACAGGCGAGAGATCTGGCATTGATGAAAGAACACTATACCGTAGTAAAGATATTACCGGTTGATATGTTCCCACAAACTCATCATGTGGAAAATATAGCATTGCTGATTAAAAAATAA
- a CDS encoding DUF6452 family protein gives MLCLVGMFFSCGSDDDICESGEGTPRMKVAFKTADSGKERTMDSLSVAVDYGSGKVDLGWQKNIDSRLIPLRVDDSPYTDIYFKTSTKSKESKVRVTYTTKAAYVSAGCGAKKTYENVSSQLITPDPVQNVENGQNQILNEDKTNLYLIF, from the coding sequence ATGCTTTGCTTGGTTGGAATGTTCTTTTCATGTGGCAGCGATGATGACATCTGTGAAAGCGGTGAAGGTACACCAAGAATGAAGGTTGCTTTTAAAACAGCAGATTCGGGAAAGGAGAGAACAATGGATTCATTATCTGTAGCCGTAGATTATGGCTCAGGGAAGGTAGATCTTGGATGGCAGAAAAATATTGATTCAAGGCTTATTCCTTTGAGAGTGGATGATTCTCCTTATACGGATATTTATTTTAAAACATCTACTAAAAGTAAAGAATCAAAAGTAAGAGTAACTTACACAACAAAGGCTGCCTATGTTTCTGCTGGATGTGGTGCTAAAAAAACATATGAGAATGTAAGCTCACAATTAATAACTCCTGATCCTGTTCAAAATGTGGAAAACGGACAAAATCAAATATTGAATGAAGACAAGACTAATCTTTACCTTATTTTTTAG
- a CDS encoding DUF6048 family protein: MKTRLIFTLFFSLFGILTWAQEEKKEEVKKTHWKYEPNFMVGFDILNAGVGFFSDRKLYQGFISSKINGSVHGIAEAGFEKNIYQKNGYDAKANGPFIKLGAFYMLAKDKENEFNGFYAGGKVAGSFYNQEYMAIPVRGYGGSSSSVAFPASSQSSFWLEGTLGGRVQLFDSNFYIDVNLQPRYLAYTSKQDNISPMIIPGFGKSSSKFNMGFAWNIAYKF; the protein is encoded by the coding sequence ATGAAGACAAGACTAATCTTTACCTTATTTTTTAGCCTGTTTGGAATCTTAACCTGGGCACAGGAGGAGAAGAAAGAAGAAGTAAAAAAAACTCATTGGAAGTATGAACCGAATTTTATGGTTGGGTTTGATATTTTGAATGCAGGTGTTGGATTTTTTTCAGACAGGAAACTGTATCAGGGATTTATTTCCTCAAAAATTAATGGAAGTGTTCATGGTATTGCAGAGGCTGGTTTTGAAAAAAATATATACCAGAAAAATGGATACGATGCTAAAGCCAATGGCCCATTTATTAAACTTGGAGCATTCTATATGCTGGCTAAGGATAAAGAAAACGAATTCAATGGATTCTATGCGGGAGGAAAAGTAGCCGGCTCCTTTTATAATCAGGAATATATGGCTATCCCAGTCAGAGGATATGGGGGAAGTAGTTCTTCTGTGGCTTTTCCTGCATCATCACAATCTTCTTTCTGGTTGGAGGGAACCTTGGGAGGAAGAGTACAGTTATTTGACTCTAATTTTTATATAGATGTAAATCTACAGCCTCGTTATTTAGCTTATACTTCCAAACAGGATAATATTTCTCCAATGATTATTCCAGGGTTTGGAAAAAGCTCTTCAAAATTTAATATGGGATTCGCATGGAATATAGCGTATAAGTTCTAA